In the Nitrospirota bacterium genome, AGTTTTAGGTAGTTTCTCCCTAAGACCTCATATTTCTTCCGACCTGCATAGCTTATGACCCCTACAACCTCTTTAACATCTTCTCTGAGTGCCTCGAAGATTGGGGCAAGGCTTTGAGGGCTTTCTATAGCTATAAAGAAAAGGATGAGAATCTCTCTATCAGGACTCACATTTATATGGATCTCCCTCAATGGTGGAAGTTGTTCAGCTATCTTTATGATTGCATCAAGGGTTCTATTGATAAGGGGATGGAGAAGGAATCCGTTCTTGATCTCTATGAGATAGTGTGTCCCCTCTCTAAAGAATCCTATCAGAGGCCTCGAATCATGATACCTCACATTAAGCTGGACTCTCAGGCGGTAGTGGTCTGTATTTTGCGAAGGGATTATAGGGAGGATATTTCTCGGCTCAATATTCCCTATCTTTTTTAATGTCTCAAGGAGTATCTCCTCTTTAAATTTCAGTTGTGCTGGATAAGAAATATAAGGCCAGTGAGCCCCTGTACATTCCTCCTCTCCCTTACATTGAGGAGTGATTCTATCAGGTGAAGGTTTAATAATCTCTATGAGTTCGGCCTCAGCAAAACCCTTCCTTTTCTTCTTTATCCTGACATAGACCCTCTCACCAGGTATAACACCTGGAATAAAAATTGTCAGGCCATCATCTCTTGCGAGACCTTTACCGCCATAAATCATTTTCTCTACAGTCACCTCTATCAAAAT is a window encoding:
- the rlmD gene encoding 23S rRNA (uracil(1939)-C(5))-methyltransferase RlmD, with product MIEVTVEKMIYGGKGLARDDGLTIFIPGVIPGERVYVRIKKKRKGFAEAELIEIIKPSPDRITPQCKGEEECTGAHWPYISYPAQLKFKEEILLETLKKIGNIEPRNILPIIPSQNTDHYRLRVQLNVRYHDSRPLIGFFREGTHYLIEIKNGFLLHPLINRTLDAIIKIAEQLPPLREIHINVSPDREILILFFIAIESPQSLAPIFEALREDVKEVVGVISYAGRKKYEVLGRNYLKLRLDDFTFQSREGNFFQVNWEQNRNMINSLLDLSELKGDERVLDLYSGIGNFSLPLARNSERVVGIESGYSAVEDALRNAEENGIKNIEFICEDVRKGLKGLLEKKERADLIVLDPPRAGATRKIIERIIAFSPKKIIYISCNPTTLARDIEMLQDGGYFLNRLQPIDMFPQTYHIESIAELLFAGSSRCDS